A genomic segment from Nitrospira sp. encodes:
- a CDS encoding glycosyl transferase, family 2 — protein MEDRNNAASARELREAERGVSVVIPAFNEEASVGAEVEAIRQVMSRNDTPFEIIVVDDASTDRTATVAMRDGARVFKHMENRGYGAAIKTGIRGALYDTIVITDADGTYPADQIPHLIEKLKTADMVVGARIGEEVHIPLIRRPAKWLLRRLAQHIAGQPIPDLNSGLRAFRRQAIEPYFPMLSNRFSFTTTSTLALLGDDFRVVYHTINYYKRIGTSKIRPHHFMDFVILVLRMAMLFQPLKVFVPLAAVSIGIGVMKSIIDVLLVMERVATFGWATFYQPVLSTSALLLFLAGLQFLAIGMVADGVLRRLSYQSRGPGQPQATKVCEVTHAMVEETELKRPDEKL, from the coding sequence ATGGAGGATCGAAACAACGCAGCCTCCGCGCGGGAACTTCGCGAAGCGGAAAGGGGTGTCTCCGTGGTCATTCCGGCGTTCAACGAGGAAGCCTCGGTAGGCGCTGAAGTGGAAGCGATCAGACAAGTCATGAGCCGAAACGATACTCCTTTTGAAATTATTGTCGTCGATGACGCATCGACAGACCGGACAGCGACCGTCGCCATGCGGGACGGCGCCCGTGTGTTCAAACACATGGAGAATCGAGGGTACGGCGCCGCCATCAAGACCGGCATTCGGGGGGCGTTGTACGACACGATCGTCATCACTGATGCCGACGGGACCTATCCGGCCGATCAGATCCCGCATTTGATCGAAAAACTGAAAACTGCGGACATGGTGGTCGGCGCCAGAATAGGAGAAGAGGTACATATCCCATTGATTCGGCGTCCCGCGAAGTGGTTGCTGAGAAGACTGGCCCAGCATATCGCCGGACAGCCGATCCCGGATTTGAATTCCGGCCTGCGCGCATTCCGCCGGCAGGCCATTGAGCCCTACTTTCCGATGTTGTCCAATCGGTTCTCATTCACCACGACCTCGACGTTGGCGTTGCTGGGCGATGACTTCAGGGTGGTGTATCACACGATCAATTATTATAAGCGCATCGGCACGTCGAAAATTCGGCCTCATCACTTCATGGATTTTGTCATCTTGGTGCTGAGAATGGCCATGCTGTTTCAGCCTTTGAAAGTATTTGTGCCACTTGCCGCGGTATCGATCGGCATCGGGGTGATGAAATCGATCATCGATGTGCTGCTGGTCATGGAGAGAGTCGCGACATTCGGATGGGCGACCTTCTATCAGCCGGTCTTATCGACGTCCGCCCTGCTGCTGTTTCTGGCCGGATTGCAATTTTTGGCGATCGGAATGGTCGCCGACGGCGTGCTCCGCAGGCTGTCCTATCAGTCAAGGGGACCGGGCCAGCCTCAGGCGACCAAAGTATGTGAGGTGACACACGCCATGGTCGAGGAAACAGAATTGAAGCGACCGGATGAGAAGCTGTGA
- a CDS encoding Glycosyltransferase: MPQGLYAEQEPDSAVGSLLSVVVPVYNEREGLQEFYDRTKRVLLDVNGLDHEIIFVDDGSCDGSAQVITQFVGQDARVRLLKLSRNFGHQIAITAGIDAARGHAVVVIDADLQDPPEVIVRFIEKWKEGYDVVYGVRETRDGETLLKVWTASIFYRILKALINLDIPVDVGDFRLMSRRVVEHLKAMQERDRFVRGLVSWIGFMQIGLTYHRDKRYAGETKYPYRKMIRFALDGITSFSSIPLKMATIMGYLTSLVAFAYACSVIVQKFMGYTVQGWATIMVGLLFLGGVQLICLGILGEYIGRIFNETKGRPLYIIDHEARSDRPRYGLPDRAASGSFSKD; the protein is encoded by the coding sequence ATGCCACAGGGACTTTATGCAGAACAAGAGCCCGATTCTGCCGTCGGGTCGCTTCTCTCCGTCGTCGTCCCCGTGTATAACGAAAGAGAAGGCCTGCAAGAATTTTATGATCGAACCAAACGGGTGCTCCTTGATGTGAACGGGCTGGACCATGAAATCATTTTCGTCGACGACGGAAGCTGTGACGGTTCGGCGCAGGTGATCACGCAATTTGTCGGACAGGATGCGCGAGTTCGTCTGTTGAAACTTTCGAGAAATTTCGGACATCAAATTGCGATTACTGCGGGGATCGATGCCGCTCGCGGACACGCGGTGGTCGTCATCGATGCGGACCTCCAGGATCCCCCCGAGGTCATCGTGCGGTTCATCGAAAAGTGGAAGGAAGGATACGATGTGGTCTATGGCGTGCGAGAAACGCGTGATGGCGAGACCTTGTTGAAAGTCTGGACCGCCTCGATCTTTTATCGAATTTTGAAGGCGTTGATCAATCTTGATATCCCCGTAGACGTAGGTGATTTCCGTCTCATGAGCAGGCGGGTGGTCGAACATCTCAAAGCGATGCAGGAACGGGACCGATTCGTACGCGGATTAGTCAGTTGGATCGGCTTCATGCAGATCGGCCTGACATATCACAGAGACAAACGGTACGCGGGAGAGACCAAGTATCCTTATCGGAAAATGATCCGCTTCGCGCTGGACGGAATCACGTCCTTTTCCAGTATCCCTTTGAAGATGGCGACCATCATGGGGTACCTCACTTCGCTGGTCGCCTTTGCCTATGCCTGTTCCGTTATCGTGCAGAAATTCATGGGCTACACGGTGCAAGGTTGGGCGACGATCATGGTGGGATTGTTGTTTCTCGGAGGAGTGCAGTTGATCTGTTTGGGTATCCTTGGTGAGTATATCGGAAGGATATTCAATGAAACGAAGGGAAGGCCGCTGTATATCATCGATCACGAAGCGCGGAGTGATCGACCGAGGTACGGTCTTCCTGATCGAGCCGCGAGCGGATCCTTCTCGAAGGATTGA
- a CDS encoding UDP-glucose 4-epimerase translates to MAIFITGCNGFIGTRLLRQLLPHISERVYCLVHSRVDVFRAMQFSRAVDIVEGGMNDVVAYAACLARCDTVVHLAAATGNAGPRQFEEVNVQGTARLLDACRRGGVRNIVFLSTIAVTFSDKKRYYYAQSKQEAERLVKDSGLNFLIVRPTIVVGAGGKAWEGLMKLAAFPCVVVFGDGRPLVQPIYVDDLVKIIGDMILAKRYRNEILEMGGPERLSMIEFLRRIHRAHSGKEPFGILKIPLGMLTAVLTLVETVVGPRGPLSVGQLASFKNDGCADTRNMPPGNGATTTIARMIMLALRKERDTRHGLTA, encoded by the coding sequence GTGGCTATTTTCATTACCGGATGCAATGGATTCATCGGAACCAGGTTGCTCCGACAGCTGTTACCTCACATTTCCGAGAGAGTTTATTGCCTCGTCCATTCACGAGTGGACGTGTTTCGTGCCATGCAATTCTCTCGAGCCGTCGACATTGTCGAAGGCGGGATGAATGATGTGGTCGCCTATGCCGCTTGCCTCGCTCGCTGCGACACGGTGGTTCATCTCGCGGCGGCCACAGGAAATGCCGGGCCCCGGCAATTTGAAGAAGTCAATGTGCAGGGAACCGCACGGTTGCTGGACGCATGTCGACGAGGCGGCGTCAGGAACATTGTGTTTCTCAGCACCATTGCGGTAACGTTTTCCGACAAAAAACGATATTACTACGCGCAATCCAAGCAGGAAGCGGAGCGGTTGGTGAAGGACAGCGGCCTTAATTTTCTGATCGTGCGCCCGACGATCGTGGTGGGAGCCGGGGGGAAAGCGTGGGAGGGCCTGATGAAGCTGGCAGCGTTTCCTTGTGTCGTTGTGTTCGGGGATGGTAGGCCTCTCGTTCAACCCATCTATGTGGACGACCTTGTAAAGATCATCGGCGACATGATTCTGGCCAAACGATATCGCAATGAGATTCTGGAGATGGGAGGTCCTGAACGGCTGTCGATGATCGAGTTTCTTCGACGCATCCATCGGGCGCATTCGGGAAAAGAGCCCTTCGGCATCCTCAAAATTCCGTTGGGGATGCTGACCGCCGTGCTGACTCTTGTTGAAACCGTGGTCGGACCGAGAGGGCCGCTTTCCGTCGGTCAATTGGCATCATTTAAGAACGATGGTTGTGCCGATACCCGCAACATGCCCCCCGGCAACGGTGCGACTACGACCATCGCTCGCATGATCATGTTGGCGCTACGAAAAGAGCGGGACACGCGGCATGGCCTTACAGCCTGA
- a CDS encoding Myo-inositol 2-dehydrogenase, which yields MELRFGLIGCGGIGELRAQACAQLPSHRLVAVSDAIGSRAETMAAMYRCQVEAEWRALVRRRDVDAVIVSTPPSLHAEMTIEALEHGKHVLCEKPLARTVEECSRMNRAAERNGRVLATGFNYRFYPSILKAKELLDAGTIGELNHVRSYAGYTAKDHNHEWLHDAEVMGGGALRDNGIHLLDLTRYFMGEVAEVKGFASNEVWKFRGCEDNGFGLLRSPTGVIGTLQASWTEWRGYQFLVELYGTRGCIRAWCFPTLVRLIHSNQVGGPSKKKTYLFPKVFLFEHLRSYRWVVVQSFVKEMAAFGEAIGGGSTHLATGLDGLETVKIAEAICRGGL from the coding sequence ATGGAACTACGGTTTGGGCTCATCGGATGCGGCGGCATCGGTGAGTTGCGAGCGCAGGCGTGTGCGCAGCTTCCGTCACATCGGCTCGTCGCGGTGAGCGATGCGATCGGGAGCCGAGCAGAGACCATGGCCGCAATGTACCGGTGTCAGGTGGAAGCAGAGTGGCGTGCATTGGTGCGCAGGCGGGATGTCGATGCAGTGATCGTGTCCACGCCGCCATCGTTACATGCGGAGATGACGATCGAGGCCCTGGAGCACGGCAAACATGTTCTCTGTGAAAAGCCCCTTGCTCGCACGGTGGAGGAATGCAGCCGAATGAACCGGGCCGCCGAGCGAAACGGACGCGTGTTGGCGACAGGGTTCAATTATCGATTCTATCCGTCCATCCTCAAAGCCAAGGAATTGTTGGATGCCGGGACGATCGGGGAGTTGAACCATGTTCGCAGTTATGCAGGATATACGGCCAAGGATCACAATCACGAATGGCTGCATGACGCGGAGGTGATGGGAGGAGGTGCCCTGCGCGATAACGGCATCCATCTTCTCGACCTCACTAGGTACTTTATGGGAGAGGTGGCGGAGGTGAAGGGGTTTGCATCGAATGAGGTATGGAAGTTTCGCGGGTGTGAAGATAATGGCTTTGGCTTGCTCCGAAGTCCGACGGGGGTGATCGGTACCCTCCAGGCCAGTTGGACGGAATGGCGTGGGTATCAGTTTTTGGTGGAATTGTATGGAACGCGAGGATGTATTCGAGCCTGGTGCTTCCCGACGCTGGTCCGACTCATCCATTCGAACCAGGTCGGAGGGCCGTCCAAGAAAAAAACTTACCTGTTCCCCAAGGTGTTCCTTTTCGAGCACCTCCGGTCGTATCGCTGGGTCGTGGTTCAAAGTTTTGTGAAAGAAATGGCGGCCTTCGGCGAGGCCATCGGCGGAGGAAGCACGCATCTCGCGACCGGGCTCGATGGATTGGAGACGGTCAAAATTGCAGAGGCCATCTGCCGTGGTGGTCTCTGA
- a CDS encoding dTDP-glucose 4,6-dehydratase yields MRVLITGGAGFVGSHLAEALLNQNALVTVIDDLSTGSITNIRHLKGRSGFSYVIDTVMDHSLMAELVDAADVIYHLAAAVGVRLIVESPVRTIETNVSCTEAVLTLAAKKQKKVLIASTSEVYGKSTAIPFREDGDLVIGNTTRGRWSYACSKALDEFLGLAYWKEKKVPVVVFRLFNTVGPRQTGRYGMVLPTFAQQAVKNEPITVYGDGQQARCFTWVGDAVRAIIDLSLHPHAVGQVFNIGSEQEVTIMDLAKMVRDVARSSSEIVLVPYDQAYEEGFEDMGRRVPDLGKVRNLIGYKPTVDLPNIVVQVVEYYRQQMLG; encoded by the coding sequence ATGCGAGTATTGATAACCGGCGGTGCGGGGTTTGTCGGGTCACACCTGGCCGAAGCGCTCTTGAATCAAAACGCCCTTGTCACGGTGATCGATGATCTGTCCACGGGTAGCATCACCAATATTCGACATCTGAAAGGCCGCTCCGGGTTTTCATATGTCATTGATACGGTGATGGATCATTCCCTCATGGCCGAACTGGTGGATGCGGCGGATGTCATCTATCATCTGGCTGCCGCCGTCGGTGTCCGTTTGATCGTAGAAAGCCCGGTTCGGACCATTGAAACCAACGTGTCCTGTACGGAAGCGGTGCTGACCCTGGCCGCCAAGAAGCAAAAAAAGGTACTGATTGCCTCCACCAGCGAGGTCTACGGCAAATCGACCGCCATCCCATTTCGCGAGGACGGTGATCTGGTGATCGGAAACACGACCAGAGGCCGCTGGAGCTATGCCTGCTCGAAGGCCTTGGACGAGTTTCTAGGGCTGGCCTACTGGAAAGAAAAGAAGGTTCCGGTGGTGGTGTTTCGCCTGTTTAATACGGTCGGCCCTCGTCAAACCGGTCGGTATGGTATGGTGCTGCCTACCTTTGCGCAACAGGCCGTCAAAAATGAGCCCATCACCGTGTATGGGGACGGTCAGCAGGCACGGTGTTTTACATGGGTCGGCGATGCCGTGCGAGCCATCATCGACCTCTCCCTGCACCCTCACGCGGTCGGCCAGGTTTTCAACATCGGAAGCGAGCAAGAAGTCACGATCATGGACCTGGCCAAGATGGTCAGGGATGTCGCCAGGAGTTCATCGGAGATCGTGCTGGTGCCCTATGATCAGGCCTACGAGGAAGGGTTTGAAGATATGGGGAGGCGGGTGCCGGACCTCGGCAAGGTCCGCAATCTGATCGGATATAAGCCTACCGTCGATCTGCCGAATATTGTCGTACAGGTGGTGGAATACTACCGCCAGCAGATGCTCGGATGA
- a CDS encoding UDP-2-acetamido-3-amino-2,3-dideoxy-D-glucuronic acid acetyltransferase, giving the protein MTTHKYFVHESSYIDQPCDIGEGTKIWHFSHVMTGAVIGRGCNIGQNVLVSSGVQVGNNVKIQNNVALYTGVALEDDVFCGPSCVFTNVINPRSHISRKSEYRATVVRRGATIGANATIICGITIGRYAFIGAGSVVTDDVPDYALVVGVPGRIQGWMCRCGITLSFGEATVSLTIATCSSCGQQYGKDQSRVVEVRSGS; this is encoded by the coding sequence ATGACGACCCATAAATATTTCGTGCACGAATCGAGCTACATCGATCAGCCTTGTGACATCGGCGAGGGGACCAAGATCTGGCATTTCTCCCACGTCATGACCGGGGCGGTGATCGGCCGAGGGTGCAATATCGGCCAGAATGTGTTGGTGTCTAGCGGGGTGCAGGTCGGAAACAACGTGAAAATTCAGAATAATGTCGCGCTCTATACCGGAGTCGCTCTGGAAGACGATGTGTTCTGCGGCCCATCGTGCGTGTTTACCAATGTCATCAATCCGCGCAGTCACATTTCGAGGAAAAGCGAGTACCGAGCGACGGTGGTCAGGCGCGGGGCGACGATCGGGGCCAACGCCACCATCATCTGCGGCATCACCATCGGGCGCTATGCCTTTATCGGCGCCGGGTCTGTCGTGACCGATGATGTGCCGGACTATGCGCTGGTGGTCGGCGTGCCGGGACGAATTCAAGGATGGATGTGTCGTTGCGGGATCACACTCTCATTCGGTGAAGCGACCGTCTCGCTTACGATCGCAACGTGTTCATCGTGCGGGCAGCAATACGGAAAGGACCAGTCTCGGGTCGTCGAAGTTCGCTCGGGTTCGTAA